One genomic segment of Macaca fascicularis isolate 582-1 chromosome 19, T2T-MFA8v1.1 includes these proteins:
- the C19H19orf84 gene encoding piRNA-mediated silencing protein C19orf84 homolog: protein MEQPKDGAGPEGNNLSLPSSGTEPWPPAPLPTPPPWLLSSTDPAHLGLPESVASVTVPIRLDTLSCLLHSALLGAYTFQQSLPSCSCCPQAGHTQPGAVRRPPRGRGGWEVRHRPGWGRGPHRRGGLGRAEQPERGWAGGPGAGPRTPPMTLPSAPTLPAQDGKKEARGPEPPLEAPPAAEDWETEYQDPGGSST from the exons ATGGAACAACCAAAGGACGGGGCTGGGCCAGAAGG GAACAACCTGTCCCTGCCGTCATCTGGGACTGAGCCATGGCCCCCTGCGCCTCTCCCAACCCCACCACCCTGGCTCCTGAGCTCCACAGACCCCGCCCACCTGGGGCTCCCAGAGAGCGTGGCCTCTGTCACCGTGCCCATACGCCTGGAcaccctctcctgcctcctgcacAGCGCCCTGCTGGGGGCCTACACCTTCCAACAGTCCTTGCCCTCTTGCTCCTGCTGCCCCCAGGCAGGCCACACTCAGCCTGGCGCAGTCAGGAGGCCTCCCAGGGGACGCGGGGGCTGGGAAGTCAGGCACAGGCCAGGCTGGGGCCGGGGCCCACATCGACGAGGAGGCCTCGGGAGAGCTGAGCAGCCAGAGAGGGGTTGGGCGGGGGGCCCTGGGGCTGGCCCCAGGACCCCACCAATGACACTGCCATCAGCACCAACACTGCCTGCCCAGGATGGGAAGAAGGAAGCTCGAGGTCCAGAGCCACCCCTGGAAGCACCACCGGCTGCTGaggactgggagacagagtaCCAGGACCCTGGAGGGTCCAGCACCTGA
- the LIM2 gene encoding lens fiber membrane intrinsic protein — protein sequence MYSFMGGGLFCAWVGTILLVVATATDHWMQYRLSGSFAHQGLWRYCLGNKCYLQTDSIGEPPGQGPGRAWGKSRADLGAQGHLYSRWRTLRLKEGKGATQAYWNATRAFMILSALCATSGIIMGIMAFTHQPTFSRISRPFSAGIMFFASTLFVLLALAIYTGVTVSFLGRRFGDWRFSWSYILGWVAVLMTFFAGIFYICAYRVHECRRLSTPR from the exons ATGTACAGCTTCATGGGTGGTGGCCTGTTCTGTGCCTGGGTGGGGACCATCCTGCTGGTGGTGGCCACGGCAACAGACCATTGGATGCAGTACCGGCTGTCAGGGTCCTTCGCCCACCAGGGCCTGTGGCGgtactgcctgggcaacaagtgctaCCTGCAGACAGACAGCATCGGTGAGCCCCCCGGCCAGGGTCCGGGCCGCGCCTGGGGAAAGAGCAGGGCGGACCTCGGGGCCCAAGGACACCTGTATTCCAGATGGAGAACTCTGCGGCTCAAAGAGGGAAAGGGAGCAACCCAAG CATACTGGAATGCCACCCGGGCCTTCATGATCCTGTCTGCCCTATGCGCCACTTCCGGCATCATCATGGGCATCATGGCCTTCACTCATCAGCCTACCTTCTCCCGCATCTCTCGGCCCTTCTCTGCTGGCATCATGTTTTTTGCCTCAA CCCTTTTTGTCTTGTTGGCCTTGGCCATCTACACTGGAGTCACCGTCAGCTTCCTGGGCCGCCGCTTTGGGGACTGGCGTTTTTCCTGGTCCTACATCTTGGGCTGGGTGGCAGTGCTCATGACGTTCTTCGCAG ggattttctacatatgtgCCTACCGGGTGCATGAATGTCGGCGCCTGTCTACACCGCGCTGA
- the NKG7 gene encoding protein NKG7: protein MEPCRSLALLVGFLGLMFCLIALSTDFWFEAVGPNDSAHSGLWPTGHGDIIAGYIHVTQSFSILAVLWGLVCVSFLVLSCIPSLSTPGHGPLVSTITAFAAALSMAVAMAVYTSERWDEPPHPQIQASFSWSFYLGWLSAILLLCTGALSLGAHCGSPRPGYETL from the exons ATGGAGCCCTGCCGGTCCCTGGCCCTGCTTGTGGGCTTCCTGGGCCTGATGTTCTGCCTGATTGCTTTGAGCACCGATTTCTGGTTTGAGGCTGTGGGTCCCAACGACTCAGCTCACTCGGGCCTCTGGCCAACGGGGCATGGGGACATCATAGCAG GCTACATTCATGTGACGCAGAGCTTCAGCATTCTGGCTGTCCTGTGGGGCCTGGTGTGCGTGAGCTTCCTGGTCCTGTCCTGCATCCCCTCACTGTCCACCCCAGGCCACGGCCCCCTTGTCTCAACCATCACAGCCTTTGCTGCAG CCCTCTCCATGGCAGTGGCCATGGCGGTGTACACCAGCGAGCGGTGGGACGAGCCTCCACACCCCCAGATCCAGGCCTCCTTCTCCTGGTCCTTCTACCTGGGCTGGCTCTCAGCTATCCTCTTGCTCTGCACAG GTGCCCTGAGCCTGGGTGCTCACTGCGGCAGCCCCCGGCCTGGCTATGAAACCTTGTGA
- the CLDND2 gene encoding claudin domain-containing protein 2 → MGVKRSLQRGGILLSLVANVLMVLSTATNYWTRQQEGHSGLWQECNHGICSNIPCQTTLAVTAACMVLAVGVGVVGMVMGLRIRCHEGESLRGQTTSAFLFLGGLLLLTALIGYTVKNAWKNNVFFSWSYFSGWLALPFSILAGFCFLLADMIMQSTDAISGFPVCL, encoded by the exons ATGGGGGTGAAGCGGAGCCTCCAGAGAGGGGGCATTCTGCTCAGCCTCGTGGCCAACGTCCTCATGGTGCTCTCCACGGCCACCAACTACTGGACCCGCCAACAAGAGGGCCACAGTGGCCTGTGGCAGGAATGCAACCACGGCATCTGCTCCAACATCCCCTGCCAGA CCACGCTGGCCGTGACTGCGGCGTGCATGGTGCTGGCGGTGGGTGTCGGCGTGGTGGGCATGGTGATGGGACTGCGGATTCGGTGCCACGAGGGCGAGTCGCTGCGAGGCCAGACCACGAGCGCCTTCCTCTTCCTTGGCG GACTGCTGCTGCTGACCGCCTTGATAGGCTACACGGTGAAGAACGCGTGGAAGAACAACGTCTTCTTCTCTTGGTCCTATTTTTCTGGGTGGCTGGCCTTACCCTTCTCAATTCTCGCGG GCTTCTGCTTTCTGCTGGCAGATATGATCATGCAGAGCACCGACGCCATCAGTGGATTCCCCGTGTGTCTGTGA